The proteins below are encoded in one region of Pelagibacterium flavum:
- a CDS encoding bifunctional metallophosphatase/5'-nucleotidase, whose product MKHLLLGASALALTVGLTGPISAQEGEFTLNILHLNDFHSRFGPINAFDANCDAEADAAGECFGGIARVKTAIDDKRAELDGENVVLLDAGDWFQGSLFYTQYRSEIVAEFSNDLGIDVMAVGNHEFDDGPEELAALLDAIEYPLISGNTNVENEPLLEGRIPGTHVLEIGGEQIGIISALAEDTDETSSPGDNVEFEDVIDSLTAQAEALTAQGIDKIIALTHVGYSRDLEIASNVPGVDVVVGGHSHSLLSNTDESAVGGYPTLIDGVDGNEVPVVTAYAYGKYLGEIAVTWDAEGNVVSAEGAPILIDASVTPNEEYVARLAELEEPLQELMSEVIGTTTAVIEGSREVCRVEECSMGNLVADAILDRASAQGATIAIQNGGGLRSSIDEGEITMGEVLTVLPFSNTMATVEISGADVIDALENGVSDIENGAGRFPQVAGLKYSYTLANPVGERISDVLVNEGGEWVPIDEEATYIIVTNNYMRGGGDGYGTFAEGDNPYDFGPPLEQVLADYIAAQGGEYTPYTDGRITIIE is encoded by the coding sequence ATGAAACATCTGTTGCTCGGCGCCTCCGCGCTGGCGCTGACCGTGGGGCTGACCGGCCCCATCAGCGCGCAGGAAGGCGAATTCACGCTCAATATCCTCCACCTTAACGATTTCCATTCGCGTTTCGGCCCCATTAACGCCTTCGACGCCAATTGCGATGCGGAAGCCGACGCCGCCGGTGAGTGTTTCGGCGGCATTGCGCGCGTCAAGACAGCGATCGACGACAAGCGGGCTGAACTCGACGGCGAAAACGTCGTCCTGCTCGACGCCGGTGACTGGTTCCAGGGCTCGCTGTTCTACACCCAGTACCGCAGCGAAATCGTCGCCGAGTTCTCCAACGATCTCGGCATCGACGTGATGGCCGTTGGCAATCACGAGTTTGACGACGGACCGGAAGAACTGGCCGCGCTGCTCGACGCCATCGAATACCCGCTGATCTCGGGCAACACCAATGTCGAAAACGAGCCCTTGCTCGAAGGCCGCATCCCGGGGACCCATGTTCTGGAAATCGGCGGCGAACAGATCGGCATCATCTCGGCCCTGGCCGAAGACACCGACGAAACCTCTTCGCCCGGCGACAATGTCGAGTTCGAGGACGTGATCGACAGCCTCACCGCACAGGCCGAAGCCCTCACCGCCCAAGGCATCGACAAGATCATCGCGCTGACCCATGTCGGCTACAGCCGTGACCTTGAGATCGCCTCCAACGTTCCCGGCGTGGACGTCGTGGTTGGCGGCCATTCGCACTCGCTGCTCTCCAACACCGACGAAAGCGCGGTGGGCGGCTATCCGACACTCATCGACGGCGTCGATGGCAATGAGGTGCCCGTCGTCACAGCCTACGCCTATGGCAAATATCTCGGCGAGATCGCCGTGACCTGGGACGCTGAAGGCAATGTCGTATCCGCTGAAGGCGCTCCGATCCTTATCGATGCCTCGGTGACCCCGAACGAGGAATATGTCGCTCGTCTCGCCGAACTCGAAGAACCGCTTCAGGAACTGATGTCAGAGGTGATCGGAACCACCACTGCGGTCATCGAAGGCAGCCGTGAAGTCTGCCGTGTCGAGGAATGTTCCATGGGTAACCTGGTTGCCGATGCGATCCTCGACCGCGCCTCCGCACAGGGTGCGACCATCGCCATCCAGAACGGCGGCGGCCTGCGCTCGTCCATCGACGAAGGCGAAATCACCATGGGCGAAGTGCTGACCGTCCTGCCCTTCTCCAACACCATGGCTACTGTCGAGATTTCCGGCGCCGATGTGATTGACGCTCTGGAAAACGGCGTGTCCGACATCGAGAACGGCGCCGGTCGCTTCCCGCAGGTCGCGGGGCTGAAATATTCCTACACCCTGGCCAATCCGGTCGGTGAGCGCATCAGTGACGTGCTTGTCAATGAGGGCGGGGAATGGGTGCCGATCGACGAGGAAGCCACCTACATCATCGTCACCAACAACTATATGCGTGGCGGCGGCGACGGCTACGGCACATTTGCCGAAGGCGACAACCCCTACGATTTCGGCCCGCCGCTCGAGCAGGTTCTGGCCGATTACATCGCAGCGCAGGGCGGTGAATACACCCCCTACACCGACGGTCGCATCACGATTATCGAATAA
- a CDS encoding ABC transporter permease, protein MNGWIVTALAVWLAGWGINEFLVRIGTRDRVAASAINIAVPVIFGVVLLVVWEGLVRGLNVPAVLLPPPSVIWERLLASIPNPIWPDFQQTFLKSVLVGYAIGCGSAFIVAVAIDRSPFLKRGLLPVGNFVSALPLVAIAPIMVMWFGFDWQSKAAVVVVMTFFPMLVNTVAGLNATGQIEKDLMRTYAASYWQTLAKLRLPMAWPFIFNALKINSTLALIGAIVAEFFGTPVVGMGFRISAAIGRLQVDMVWAEIAVAALAGSLFYGVIALIERAVTFWHPSMRGGRGG, encoded by the coding sequence ATGAACGGCTGGATTGTAACGGCGCTGGCGGTCTGGCTGGCCGGGTGGGGGATCAACGAATTTCTGGTGCGGATCGGAACGCGCGACCGCGTTGCGGCGAGCGCCATCAACATTGCCGTTCCGGTGATCTTCGGCGTCGTCCTGCTCGTGGTCTGGGAGGGGCTGGTGCGGGGCTTGAACGTTCCCGCCGTGCTGCTGCCGCCACCATCGGTGATCTGGGAGCGGCTTTTGGCCTCGATCCCCAACCCCATCTGGCCGGACTTTCAGCAGACATTCTTGAAATCGGTCCTTGTCGGCTATGCCATAGGCTGCGGATCGGCGTTTATCGTGGCCGTCGCCATCGACCGCTCGCCCTTTCTCAAGCGGGGTCTGCTGCCGGTGGGAAATTTCGTTTCCGCGCTGCCGCTGGTGGCCATCGCGCCGATCATGGTGATGTGGTTCGGGTTCGACTGGCAGTCGAAAGCCGCCGTCGTGGTCGTGATGACGTTCTTTCCAATGCTGGTAAACACCGTGGCGGGGCTGAACGCCACCGGGCAGATCGAAAAAGACCTCATGCGGACCTATGCGGCCAGCTATTGGCAGACACTCGCAAAATTGCGCTTGCCCATGGCATGGCCCTTCATCTTCAATGCGTTAAAGATCAATTCGACGCTGGCGCTCATCGGGGCCATCGTCGCCGAGTTTTTCGGCACTCCTGTCGTGGGAATGGGGTTCCGGATATCCGCGGCCATCGGACGGCTTCAAGTCGATATGGTCTGGGCCGAGATCGCGGTTGCCGCGCTCGCCGGCTCGCTGTTCTACGGGGTGATCGCGCTCATCGAGCGCGCCGTCACCTTCTGGCACCCGTCCATGCGTGGGGGACGCGGAGGCTAG
- a CDS encoding Gfo/Idh/MocA family protein codes for MRLVILGTGNMASSHAAHFGAIDGVEIVGAVDLDAERAQRFAQSYDIPRTFTSLDEALDWGQFDSIANVTPDRFHFETSMKAIAAGKNVFCEKPLATHYGHAEGMADAAEAAGLINMVNLTYRNVAELQKFRQLVDEGVIGDIKHVEASYLQSWLVSKAWGDWRTDPTWLWRLSTAHGSNGTLGDIGIHILDFASFGINAPIASMFCRLKAFDKDPDGRIGDYVLDANDSFTMSLEFGSGALGVVHATRWASGYLNTLRLRAYGDKGGLEVQHGMNGSSLQMCAGEDAEVAHWQDVPVEPVPTNYHRFVEAVHSGVNGDPSFRYAADMQKVLDLGFVSETKRQEITVG; via the coding sequence ATGCGTCTTGTGATCCTTGGCACGGGCAATATGGCGTCCAGCCATGCGGCGCATTTTGGTGCCATCGACGGCGTTGAAATCGTGGGGGCTGTCGATCTCGATGCCGAGCGTGCCCAGCGCTTTGCCCAGAGCTACGATATTCCCCGCACCTTCACCTCGCTTGACGAGGCGCTCGATTGGGGCCAGTTCGACTCGATCGCCAACGTCACGCCCGACCGGTTCCATTTCGAAACCTCGATGAAAGCGATCGCGGCGGGCAAGAACGTATTCTGCGAAAAGCCTTTGGCGACCCATTACGGGCATGCCGAGGGTATGGCCGATGCTGCCGAAGCGGCGGGGCTGATCAACATGGTCAACCTCACCTACCGCAACGTTGCCGAGTTGCAGAAATTCCGGCAATTGGTCGATGAAGGCGTTATCGGTGACATCAAGCACGTGGAGGCGAGCTATCTGCAAAGCTGGCTGGTCTCGAAAGCCTGGGGCGACTGGCGGACCGATCCGACATGGCTCTGGCGGCTGTCGACCGCGCACGGCTCGAACGGAACGCTGGGCGATATTGGCATCCACATTCTCGATTTCGCGTCGTTCGGCATCAATGCGCCGATTGCATCGATGTTCTGCCGGCTCAAGGCCTTCGACAAGGATCCGGACGGGCGGATCGGGGATTATGTGCTCGATGCCAATGACAGCTTCACAATGAGCCTTGAATTCGGCTCGGGTGCCCTGGGCGTGGTGCATGCGACGCGCTGGGCATCGGGCTATCTCAATACGCTTCGCCTGCGGGCCTATGGCGACAAGGGCGGACTGGAAGTCCAGCACGGTATGAACGGGTCCTCGCTGCAGATGTGCGCGGGAGAGGACGCCGAAGTCGCCCACTGGCAGGACGTGCCGGTCGAGCCCGTGCCGACCAATTATCACCGTTTTGTCGAGGCGGTGCATTCGGGCGTTAATGGCGATCCCAGCTTCCGCTACGCTGCGGACATGCAAAAGGTGCTCGATCTGGGTTTTGTATCCGAGACCAAGCGGCAGGAAATCACCGTAGGATAA
- a CDS encoding ABC transporter substrate-binding protein, with amino-acid sequence MKALKIATLAGMLMASASPVFAQDLYPLTFQLKWVNQGQFAGYLVAKELGYYEEAGLDVTINPGGPDIAPEQVIAGGGADVITTWMAAGLAARERGVPLVNIAQPFATTALEMVCSEESGVETTADFPGKTLGVWFFGNEYPFYAWMAQLGLSTDGGEDGVEVLRQAFSADPLLQGQADCISVMRYNEYKQVLDAGIPEDSLTLFNFADEGVGMLEDGLYVMEDRLEDPEFVEAMAAFVEASMAGWAYAEENPEEAAEIVLNNDMSGALTLESQIYQVNEAAALVGDSPALDIEAYEQTVATLLSAVSPDNPAITAEPEGAYTTVVTDLIE; translated from the coding sequence ATGAAAGCTCTTAAAATCGCGACCCTGGCCGGCATGCTTATGGCTTCGGCCAGCCCGGTCTTCGCCCAGGATCTCTATCCACTGACCTTCCAGCTCAAATGGGTCAATCAGGGCCAGTTCGCCGGCTACCTGGTGGCCAAGGAACTTGGCTACTATGAAGAAGCCGGTCTCGACGTCACCATCAATCCCGGTGGCCCCGACATCGCCCCCGAGCAGGTGATCGCCGGCGGCGGCGCCGATGTCATCACCACATGGATGGCGGCGGGCCTTGCGGCGCGCGAACGCGGCGTGCCGCTGGTCAATATCGCCCAGCCCTTCGCCACCACGGCTCTGGAAATGGTCTGCTCGGAAGAAAGCGGCGTGGAAACCACTGCCGATTTCCCCGGCAAGACGCTGGGTGTCTGGTTCTTCGGCAATGAATACCCGTTCTATGCGTGGATGGCTCAGTTGGGGCTGTCCACCGATGGCGGCGAGGACGGGGTCGAAGTCTTGCGGCAGGCCTTCTCGGCCGACCCGCTGCTTCAGGGGCAGGCCGATTGCATCTCGGTCATGCGCTACAATGAATACAAGCAGGTGCTCGACGCGGGCATTCCCGAAGACAGCCTGACCCTGTTCAACTTCGCCGATGAAGGCGTGGGCATGCTCGAAGACGGTCTTTACGTCATGGAAGACCGGCTCGAAGACCCAGAGTTCGTCGAGGCGATGGCGGCGTTTGTCGAAGCCTCGATGGCCGGCTGGGCCTATGCCGAGGAGAATCCCGAGGAAGCTGCCGAGATTGTTCTCAACAATGACATGTCCGGCGCGTTGACGCTTGAAAGCCAGATCTATCAGGTCAACGAAGCTGCCGCGTTGGTGGGCGATAGCCCGGCGCTCGATATCGAAGCGTATGAGCAGACCGTCGCGACGCTGCTTTCGGCAGTGTCCCCGGACAATCCCGCGATTACCGCGGAGCCGGAAGGCGCCTATACGACGGTGGTCACCGACCTCATCGAATAG
- a CDS encoding ABC transporter ATP-binding protein — protein MANGASVVEAKGLGLTFETADGPVHALSDVNLAISKGEFVSFIGPSGCGKTTFLRVIADLEQPTSGTITVNGHSPEQARKDRSYGYVFQAAALYPWRTIERNVGLPLEIMGYSKAERQKRIARTLEMVNLSGFEQKFPWQLSGGMQQRASIARALAFDADLLLMDEPFGALDEIVRDHLNEQLLELWAKTDKTICFVTHSIPEAVYLSTKIVVMSPRPGRVTDIIESTLPKERPLDIRETPEFLEIAARVREGLRAGHSYEE, from the coding sequence TTGGCGAACGGGGCAAGCGTGGTCGAAGCCAAAGGGCTCGGGCTGACATTTGAAACTGCGGACGGGCCGGTACACGCGCTTTCGGACGTTAATCTGGCGATTTCCAAAGGCGAATTCGTTTCGTTCATCGGTCCATCGGGGTGCGGGAAAACCACGTTTCTGCGGGTGATCGCCGATCTCGAACAGCCGACATCGGGCACGATCACCGTCAACGGGCACAGCCCCGAACAGGCGCGCAAGGATCGGTCGTACGGATATGTGTTCCAGGCCGCCGCGCTTTATCCGTGGCGGACCATCGAGCGCAATGTGGGCCTGCCACTCGAGATCATGGGCTATTCGAAGGCCGAGCGGCAAAAGCGCATCGCGCGGACGCTGGAGATGGTCAATCTTTCAGGGTTCGAGCAGAAATTTCCCTGGCAGCTTTCGGGCGGCATGCAGCAGCGCGCCTCGATTGCCCGCGCGCTGGCCTTCGATGCTGATCTGCTCTTGATGGACGAACCGTTCGGGGCGCTCGACGAGATCGTGCGCGATCATCTCAATGAGCAGCTGCTCGAACTTTGGGCCAAGACCGACAAGACGATCTGTTTTGTCACCCACTCGATCCCCGAAGCGGTTTATCTTTCGACCAAGATCGTGGTGATGAGCCCGCGTCCAGGCCGGGTGACCGACATTATCGAAAGCACACTCCCCAAAGAGCGTCCGCTCGATATCCGCGAGACGCCGGAATTCCTCGAAATTGCCGCCCGGGTCCGTGAGGGACTGCGGGCCGGGCATTCCTATGAGGAATAG
- a CDS encoding sigma-70 family RNA polymerase sigma factor — MDSLETQLRALVLSSLDGDKPAYRQLLGELTHYLRIYFSRRLAPTHAAHVEDLIQETLLAVHTRRLTYDPDRPFTAWLHAIAHYKLVDHLRRHSIRATVPLDDDFADGSQPGSTMAAHDLDRVLATLPERTSTLIRKVKVEGSSVSEAASAHGMTEGAAKIAIHRGLKALMARFAGDRR; from the coding sequence ATGGATTCTCTCGAAACGCAGCTCCGTGCGCTGGTGCTGTCGTCGCTCGACGGCGACAAGCCGGCCTATCGTCAGCTTCTCGGCGAGTTGACCCATTATCTGCGCATCTATTTTTCCCGGCGGCTCGCTCCAACCCATGCCGCCCATGTCGAGGACTTGATTCAGGAGACGCTGTTGGCCGTGCACACAAGACGTCTGACCTACGATCCGGACCGGCCGTTTACCGCCTGGCTGCACGCCATTGCCCATTACAAGCTCGTCGATCATCTGCGCCGCCACTCCATCCGTGCCACAGTGCCGCTGGACGATGACTTCGCCGATGGCTCGCAGCCGGGCAGCACTATGGCTGCCCACGATCTCGACCGGGTGCTCGCAACCCTGCCCGAGCGCACTTCGACCCTGATCCGCAAGGTCAAGGTCGAAGGCTCTTCGGTTTCTGAAGCCGCATCGGCCCATGGCATGACCGAGGGCGCGGCAAAAATCGCCATCCACCGGGGCTTGAAAGCGCTCATGGCGCGCTTTGCGGGAGACAGACGATGA
- a CDS encoding DUF1109 domain-containing protein, translating into MNNPDLIDRLVDDLRPTRRGTPQWMLACAVTAGAIIAAIMMVFWIGLRTDILTAPGTAMFWIKLGYTSVLALLGLAAAMALSRPEKDSWPGLWAVGGVFALTLAGGLWQWGNAPEAVRPVLIFGSTALVCPFFIVAFSAPVLAIMLAVMRRLAPANPTLAGLAAGLASGGAGASVYAFHCGEYGMLFLALWYSVGVGLVALSGALLGRKLLRW; encoded by the coding sequence ATGAACAATCCCGATCTGATCGATCGCCTCGTCGACGATTTGCGCCCCACCCGGCGCGGCACGCCGCAATGGATGCTGGCTTGCGCGGTAACCGCTGGTGCCATCATTGCCGCGATCATGATGGTGTTCTGGATCGGCCTGCGCACCGACATCCTCACGGCACCGGGCACCGCCATGTTCTGGATCAAGCTTGGCTATACGAGCGTGCTCGCCCTGCTTGGCCTGGCGGCTGCCATGGCGCTGTCACGCCCGGAGAAAGACAGCTGGCCGGGTCTGTGGGCGGTTGGCGGAGTGTTCGCCCTCACGCTGGCCGGTGGGCTCTGGCAGTGGGGCAACGCGCCCGAGGCAGTCAGGCCCGTTCTGATCTTTGGCAGCACGGCGCTGGTCTGCCCGTTCTTCATTGTCGCATTCTCCGCCCCCGTGCTGGCCATCATGCTGGCGGTCATGCGGCGCCTTGCCCCGGCCAATCCAACTCTGGCCGGCCTGGCCGCGGGCCTCGCGTCGGGTGGTGCAGGCGCTTCGGTCTATGCGTTCCATTGTGGGGAATACGGGATGCTTTTCCTGGCTCTTTGGTATTCTGTGGGGGTCGGGCTGGTCGCCCTCTCCGGTGCGCTGCTGGGCCGGAAACTCCTGCGCTGGTAG
- a CDS encoding ABC transporter permease: MKRLAEGSFVPVLVVVLAIIAIWYGGTIVLNTPWQQSVYARADLVDVPLTQFLADVFAQQRPVLPAPHQVAVEFYNSVFNANPSTPRSLIFHAWITLSATGLGFIFGTLLGIGLAVLIVHNRAMDRSLMPWIIASQTIPILAIAPMVVVVLNSVGLTGLIPKALISTYLSFFPVVVGMVKGFRSPEAIHLDLMRTYNASGNQVFWKLRWPAAIPYLFTSMKVGVAASLVGAIVGELPTGAAGGLGSRLLAGSYYGQTTQIWAALLMAAALSAALIFAIGAIQSLTSKMMGAPA; the protein is encoded by the coding sequence ATGAAGCGGCTGGCTGAGGGGAGTTTCGTTCCGGTCCTGGTGGTGGTGCTCGCCATCATCGCCATCTGGTATGGCGGCACGATTGTTCTCAACACGCCCTGGCAGCAGAGCGTTTATGCGCGGGCCGATCTTGTCGATGTGCCGCTCACCCAGTTTCTGGCTGACGTTTTCGCCCAGCAGCGCCCTGTGTTGCCGGCGCCCCATCAGGTGGCCGTCGAATTTTACAATTCGGTGTTCAACGCCAATCCTTCCACCCCGCGCAGCCTGATCTTTCACGCCTGGATCACCCTTTCGGCAACGGGGCTGGGGTTCATCTTCGGCACGTTGCTGGGGATCGGGCTGGCGGTGCTGATCGTTCACAACCGGGCGATGGACCGCTCGCTGATGCCGTGGATCATTGCCAGCCAGACCATCCCCATTCTGGCGATTGCGCCGATGGTGGTGGTGGTGCTCAATTCGGTGGGGCTGACCGGGCTGATCCCCAAGGCGCTGATTTCAACCTATCTTTCGTTCTTTCCGGTGGTGGTGGGCATGGTCAAGGGTTTCCGCAGCCCCGAGGCCATCCATCTCGATCTGATGCGCACCTATAATGCCTCGGGCAATCAGGTGTTCTGGAAGCTGCGCTGGCCGGCGGCCATTCCCTATCTCTTCACATCGATGAAGGTGGGTGTTGCCGCTTCGCTGGTCGGGGCCATCGTCGGCGAATTGCCGACAGGGGCTGCGGGCGGGCTCGGTTCGCGCCTGCTGGCCGGGTCGTATTACGGGCAGACGACGCAGATCTGGGCGGCGCTTTTGATGGCTGCGGCGCTTTCGGCGGCGCTGATCTTTGCGATTGGCGCCATCCAGTCGCTCACCTCGAAAATGATGGGAGCGCCCGCATGA
- a CDS encoding cytochrome b/b6 domain-containing protein yields MSGASSQDPTARQVIKRQSIWTRLTHWVWVICLFFLLFTGLQIFNAHPSLYIGQQSGFEFSNSILSMGAVRNPDGSISGITTIFGHRFDTTGIFGYSGPEGQERVRGFPAWATIPSYQDLGTGRVVHLFFGWLLVGTMFVWFVASLINGHLRRDIIPTGTDIKSLPSDVAAHARLKFRHTRHYNVLQKLSYGVVLLILFPLIVLTGLSMSPGMNAAWPWLIEIFGGRQTARTIHFITMALLVGFFIVHIVMVLLAGPLNTMRSMVTGKYRIDPETEGEK; encoded by the coding sequence ATGTCCGGAGCTTCCAGCCAGGACCCCACCGCCAGGCAGGTCATCAAGCGTCAGTCGATCTGGACGCGGCTCACCCATTGGGTGTGGGTGATTTGCCTGTTCTTTCTGTTGTTTACCGGACTGCAGATTTTCAACGCCCATCCGAGCCTCTATATCGGGCAGCAATCGGGGTTCGAATTTTCCAATTCGATCCTGTCGATGGGCGCCGTCCGCAATCCCGACGGATCGATCTCGGGGATCACGACAATCTTCGGGCATCGCTTCGATACCACCGGTATCTTCGGCTATTCGGGGCCGGAAGGTCAGGAACGGGTGCGCGGCTTTCCCGCGTGGGCGACCATTCCCTCCTATCAGGATCTGGGCACCGGTCGTGTCGTTCACCTGTTCTTCGGCTGGCTTCTGGTCGGCACCATGTTCGTCTGGTTCGTTGCCAGTCTCATCAACGGACATTTGCGGCGCGACATCATTCCGACCGGCACGGACATCAAGTCGCTGCCTTCCGATGTTGCCGCCCATGCGCGGCTGAAATTCCGTCACACGCGGCATTACAACGTGCTGCAAAAGCTCAGCTACGGCGTCGTGCTGCTGATCCTGTTTCCGCTGATCGTTCTGACCGGGCTCTCCATGTCACCGGGCATGAACGCGGCCTGGCCGTGGCTGATTGAAATCTTCGGTGGGCGGCAGACGGCGCGCACCATCCATTTCATCACCATGGCGCTGCTGGTGGGGTTCTTTATCGTCCATATCGTCATGGTGCTGCTGGCAGGACCGCTCAACACGATGCGCTCGATGGTTACCGGCAAATACAGGATCGACCCCGAAACGGAGGGAGAGAAATGA
- the hydA gene encoding dihydropyrimidinase, which yields MSTVIKNGTIVTADLTYKADIRIEGETIVEIGPDLSGDSVLDASGCYVMPGGIDPHVHLEMPFMGTYSSDDFESGTRAALAGGTTMVVDFCLPSPGQSLLEALSMWDNKSGRAHCDYSYHMAITWWSEQVFDEMETVVKEKGINTFKHFMAYKGALMVQDDEMYASFQRCAELGAMPLVHAENGDVVADLSAKLLAAGNNGPEGHAYSRPPQVEGEATNRAIMIADMAGVPLYVVHTSCEESHEAIRRARQQGKRVYGEPLIQHLTLDESEYFDKDWDHAARRVMSPPFRNKTHQDSLWAGLQSGSLQVVATDHCAFTTEQKRTGVGDFTKIPNGTGGLEDRMPMLWTYGVSTGRLTMNEFVAVTSTNIAKILNVYPKKGAILVGADADIVVWDPEKEKTISAKSQQSSIDYNVFEGKHVKGLPRYTLTRGRVAVEDGAIQPKEGHGQFVPRDPFQAVNKALSKWKELTAPRKVERSGIPASGV from the coding sequence ATGAGCACAGTCATCAAGAACGGCACCATCGTCACCGCCGATCTGACCTACAAGGCCGATATCAGGATCGAGGGCGAGACCATCGTCGAGATCGGGCCGGACCTTTCCGGTGATAGTGTGCTCGATGCCTCGGGATGCTATGTGATGCCGGGCGGAATCGATCCGCATGTGCATCTGGAAATGCCCTTCATGGGCACCTATTCCTCCGACGATTTCGAATCCGGCACCCGCGCCGCGCTGGCGGGCGGGACGACAATGGTTGTCGATTTCTGCCTGCCGAGCCCCGGCCAGAGCCTGCTCGAAGCGCTTTCGATGTGGGACAACAAATCGGGCCGCGCCCATTGCGATTATTCCTATCACATGGCGATCACCTGGTGGAGCGAGCAGGTGTTTGATGAAATGGAGACGGTGGTCAAAGAGAAGGGCATCAACACCTTCAAGCACTTCATGGCGTACAAGGGTGCGCTGATGGTGCAGGATGATGAGATGTATGCCTCGTTCCAGCGCTGTGCCGAGCTTGGGGCGATGCCGCTGGTGCATGCCGAAAACGGCGATGTGGTTGCCGATTTGTCGGCAAAGCTCCTGGCAGCAGGCAATAACGGGCCCGAAGGCCATGCCTATTCACGCCCGCCCCAGGTCGAGGGCGAAGCCACCAATCGGGCGATCATGATTGCCGATATGGCCGGGGTGCCGCTCTATGTGGTCCATACGAGCTGCGAGGAAAGCCACGAGGCGATCCGCAGGGCACGTCAGCAGGGCAAGCGGGTTTATGGCGAGCCGCTGATCCAGCATCTGACCCTCGATGAGTCAGAATATTTCGACAAGGACTGGGACCATGCCGCCCGGCGCGTCATGAGCCCGCCTTTCCGCAACAAGACGCACCAGGATTCGCTGTGGGCCGGGCTGCAGTCGGGCTCGCTGCAGGTGGTCGCGACCGATCATTGCGCCTTTACCACCGAGCAGAAGCGCACGGGTGTCGGTGATTTCACCAAGATCCCCAACGGCACGGGCGGGCTTGAAGACCGCATGCCGATGCTGTGGACCTATGGTGTGTCGACGGGACGACTGACCATGAACGAATTCGTCGCCGTTACCTCGACCAATATCGCCAAGATCCTCAACGTCTATCCCAAAAAGGGCGCCATTCTTGTCGGTGCGGATGCCGATATCGTTGTCTGGGACCCCGAAAAGGAAAAGACCATTTCCGCCAAATCCCAGCAATCGTCCATCGACTACAACGTATTCGAGGGCAAGCACGTCAAGGGCCTGCCGCGCTATACGCTGACGCGAGGCCGGGTGGCTGTCGAGGACGGGGCGATACAGCCGAAAGAGGGGCACGGCCAGTTTGTGCCGCGCGATCCCTTCCAGGCTGTGAACAAAGCGCTTTCGAAGTGGAAAGAGCTCACCGCACCGCGCAAGGTGGAGCGGAGCGGCATACCGGCATCTGGTGTCTGA
- a CDS encoding ThuA domain-containing protein: MTIKALVWGENVHEQKSEVVADLYPEGMHAQIAKLLAEDAGISVDTVVLQDPEHGLTDAVLADTDVLLWWGHAAHGDVDDVIVERVAKRVWEGMGLILLHSAHFSKIFKRLMGTPCALKWREAGERERLWVVNPRHPIAEGLGEFFELENEEMYGEPFSVPEPLETVFISWFQGGEVFRSGLTYRRGAGNIFYFRPGHETYPTYYDATVGKVLRNAVKWAHNPQGRYEGVHDAPNVPVDKALEKIEERGGKLHKAGEEGFR, encoded by the coding sequence ATGACGATCAAGGCGCTCGTCTGGGGCGAGAACGTTCACGAGCAGAAAAGCGAAGTGGTGGCCGACCTCTATCCGGAGGGAATGCACGCTCAAATAGCCAAATTGCTGGCTGAAGACGCCGGTATCTCAGTCGATACCGTGGTGCTGCAGGACCCAGAGCATGGCCTGACCGACGCCGTTCTGGCCGATACCGATGTGCTGTTGTGGTGGGGGCACGCGGCGCATGGCGATGTCGATGACGTCATCGTCGAGCGCGTGGCAAAACGCGTCTGGGAGGGCATGGGGCTTATCCTTTTGCACTCGGCGCATTTCTCCAAGATCTTCAAGCGACTCATGGGCACACCCTGTGCGCTCAAATGGCGCGAGGCGGGCGAGCGTGAACGGTTGTGGGTCGTCAATCCGCGCCATCCCATCGCCGAAGGGCTTGGCGAATTTTTCGAGCTCGAGAATGAGGAAATGTATGGAGAGCCGTTCTCGGTGCCCGAACCGCTCGAAACCGTGTTCATTTCCTGGTTCCAGGGCGGGGAAGTTTTCCGCTCGGGGCTGACCTATCGGCGCGGGGCGGGCAACATCTTTTATTTCCGGCCCGGACACGAAACCTATCCCACCTATTACGACGCGACGGTGGGCAAGGTTTTGCGCAACGCGGTCAAATGGGCGCACAACCCGCAAGGGCGGTATGAGGGCGTTCACGACGCACCCAACGTGCCGGTGGACAAGGCTCTCGAAAAGATCGAAGAGCGCGGCGGCAAGCTGCACAAGGCGGGCGAGGAAGGCTTCCGCTAG